In a single window of the Flavobacterium sp. W4I14 genome:
- a CDS encoding Fic family protein (product_source=COG3177; cath_funfam=1.10.3290.10; cog=COG3177; pfam=PF02661; superfamily=140931), which produces MAKNKVGSEWLKEHLNLEGYGVTKRSFIGTQNKIEMAADGTIDQQFGPKYAPGGNTVPSHLAFLLKYEDVNLDFLSAVFARADRKELDKFISASPSGKYSRKLGFLYEWLTGKQLDLTAEPSGNYVNLLDEEQYITGRQIKNSRWRINDNLLGGRKFCPIVRRTKAIEDVLDIDYKAEIEELKEKFSPEVFKRATQYLYRKETKSSYEIESEKPSPERIDRFIAILYKAGTAPSAEVLDVKSLTELQNAIVDQRYAQKGFRNFQNFVGQTNHRMEEIYHYICPPPDMVKSMMEGLIELEEKTTGEPAVVRAAIIAFGFVFIHPFEDGNGRIHRFLIHDMLTRDGLSEQGLIIPVSAHMVNNMRDYDAALESYSKPLMQRIKFKRDERGEIIITNPKEVDAYFRYPDLTLQCAYLATTIQAAIKQDLSEELHFLERYDELKRELQNLIDMPDRRLNDVIIFLHQNKGVFPKRRKKNFEEITEGEFAKMEKIYNDIFDNN; this is translated from the coding sequence ATGGCAAAGAACAAAGTAGGCAGTGAATGGTTAAAAGAGCATTTGAACCTGGAAGGATACGGAGTAACAAAACGGTCTTTTATCGGGACTCAAAATAAGATAGAGATGGCAGCTGATGGCACCATAGATCAGCAGTTTGGGCCAAAATATGCTCCTGGCGGTAATACGGTACCAAGCCATCTAGCGTTCCTTCTAAAATATGAGGATGTTAATCTTGATTTCCTAAGTGCGGTATTTGCACGTGCAGATCGAAAAGAACTGGATAAGTTTATTTCCGCTAGCCCTTCAGGTAAATACAGCAGGAAGCTGGGGTTTCTTTATGAATGGTTGACTGGTAAACAACTTGACCTTACTGCTGAACCCAGCGGCAACTACGTGAATTTATTGGATGAAGAACAATATATTACAGGAAGGCAGATCAAGAATAGCAGGTGGAGAATTAATGATAACCTCTTAGGAGGGCGAAAATTCTGTCCGATTGTCCGTCGTACAAAGGCCATAGAGGATGTCTTAGATATTGATTATAAAGCAGAGATTGAAGAACTAAAAGAAAAGTTTTCCCCTGAAGTCTTTAAAAGGGCAACCCAATATTTATACAGGAAAGAAACCAAGTCCTCATACGAAATAGAGAGTGAAAAGCCGTCGCCTGAAAGAATCGACCGTTTTATAGCCATTTTGTATAAAGCTGGAACTGCTCCGAGCGCAGAAGTGCTTGATGTCAAAAGCCTAACTGAATTGCAAAATGCCATTGTCGATCAACGCTATGCTCAAAAAGGTTTCCGAAATTTTCAGAACTTTGTTGGACAAACCAACCATCGCATGGAGGAAATTTATCATTATATATGTCCTCCGCCTGATATGGTTAAATCTATGATGGAGGGTCTAATTGAGTTGGAAGAAAAAACAACTGGTGAGCCTGCTGTAGTGAGGGCGGCTATCATCGCGTTTGGCTTTGTATTTATTCATCCATTTGAGGATGGTAACGGAAGAATCCATAGGTTTTTAATTCATGATATGCTGACCCGGGATGGACTGTCTGAACAAGGTTTAATCATACCTGTATCTGCGCACATGGTCAACAATATGAGAGATTATGATGCAGCGTTAGAGAGTTATTCCAAACCCTTAATGCAGAGAATAAAGTTCAAACGGGACGAAAGAGGAGAAATAATAATCACTAATCCCAAGGAAGTCGATGCGTATTTTCGATACCCTGATCTAACCCTACAATGTGCTTATCTTGCTACGACCATACAAGCGGCAATTAAGCAGGACCTGTCCGAAGAACTTCATTTTTTAGAGCGTTATGACGAGTTAAAGCGGGAACTGCAAAACCTAATTGATATGCCAGATAGAAGACTAAACGATGTTATTATCTTCTTACATCAAAACAAAGGTGTTTTTCCAAAACGTAGGAAGAAAAATTTTGAGGAAATCACTGAGGGAGAGTTTGCTAAAATGGAGAAAATCTATAACGACATCTTTGATAACAACTAA
- a CDS encoding hypothetical protein (product_source=Hypo-rule applied; cleavage_site_network=SignalP-noTM; pfam=PF10988; superfamily=81660; transmembrane_helix_parts=Inside_1_6,TMhelix_7_29,Outside_30_203) yields MKTLAKTIFAAALTAVLFTSSAMATIAAEPVKAETKTPSLSKFNRIWVSGNVKIILTQGDKQNVVGASNYDAAKTSVSTDGKTLFINSLETSQVTLNITVKDLERIEAYGQSVVVTSNNFDVKYLQLFLGQSATAKIKTTAGSLYTIVKDDAVLKLNGTADQSTMIASNMKNVKLADFASLKSASYASQAIMEAEQNAMNLAK; encoded by the coding sequence ATGAAAACCCTAGCAAAAACAATATTCGCAGCAGCATTAACAGCAGTATTATTTACTTCATCAGCTATGGCAACAATTGCCGCTGAGCCAGTTAAAGCAGAAACAAAAACGCCTTCATTATCAAAATTCAACAGGATCTGGGTAAGCGGCAACGTTAAAATCATCTTAACACAAGGTGACAAGCAAAATGTAGTGGGTGCGAGCAACTATGACGCTGCAAAAACCTCAGTATCAACTGATGGAAAAACCTTATTTATCAATTCATTGGAAACTAGTCAGGTAACACTGAATATTACCGTAAAAGATTTAGAAAGAATCGAAGCTTATGGTCAATCGGTTGTGGTAACCAGCAATAATTTCGATGTAAAATACCTTCAGTTATTTTTGGGTCAAAGTGCTACAGCGAAAATCAAAACAACAGCAGGCAGTTTATATACCATCGTTAAGGATGATGCGGTATTAAAATTAAACGGTACTGCAGATCAAAGTACAATGATTGCCAGTAACATGAAAAATGTAAAATTAGCTGACTTTGCCAGTCTTAAATCAGCATCATATGCTTCTCAAGCGATTATGGAAGCAGAGCAAAATGCAATGAATTTAGCAAAATAG
- a CDS encoding arylsulfatase A-like enzyme (product_source=COG3119; cath_funfam=3.40.720.10; cleavage_site_network=SignalP-noTM; cog=COG3119; pfam=PF00884; superfamily=53649) has product MKYLKLLFAFFLLAFSYSAFAQNNRPNIIIILVDDMGFSDVSTFGGNFVPTPNIDRLAKNGLMLNQYYSGAPICSPSRTSLLTGMYPARWNFSTYLDNKKHNKNAQQADYLNPEAPSIARIFQSAGYATGHFGKWHMGGGRDVKHAPVFEKYGYDAHASTYESPQPDPLLTATDWIWSDKDSIKRWDRTKYFVDKTLDFFKENKNKPRFVNLWPDDVHTPWVPNVGDEYIGKFPLGQESEQAFKLVLKELDEQVGRLMDGLKKMGEDKNTIIIFTSDNGPLPSFKGSRTGGLRGTKLSLYEGGIRMPFLISWPGHIPQGKTDAGSEVNAVDLLPSLANMAGVKLPADYQGDGLDRSKVFAGKSSLRKKNMFWEYGRNDIAFKYPAKPNRSPSLAVRAGEWKLLMNSDGADVQLYNIVKDKNETTELSAKQVKITNKLKTELLDWWQSLPKLKN; this is encoded by the coding sequence ATGAAATATTTAAAGCTATTATTTGCCTTTTTTCTACTTGCGTTTAGCTATTCTGCTTTTGCTCAAAACAACAGGCCAAACATCATTATTATTCTTGTTGATGATATGGGTTTTAGCGATGTAAGTACCTTCGGCGGCAATTTTGTGCCTACACCCAATATAGACCGTTTGGCGAAAAACGGATTAATGCTTAACCAATATTATAGTGGCGCACCAATCTGTTCGCCATCAAGAACCAGCTTGCTTACGGGTATGTACCCCGCAAGGTGGAATTTTAGTACTTATCTCGATAATAAAAAGCATAATAAAAATGCACAACAAGCAGATTACTTAAATCCTGAAGCGCCATCTATCGCCCGGATTTTCCAGTCTGCAGGATATGCAACCGGTCATTTTGGTAAGTGGCACATGGGCGGCGGAAGAGATGTGAAGCATGCACCCGTTTTTGAAAAATATGGTTACGATGCCCACGCCAGTACTTATGAAAGTCCACAGCCAGACCCACTGCTTACTGCTACAGATTGGATCTGGTCGGACAAAGACAGCATAAAGCGCTGGGACAGAACCAAATATTTTGTTGATAAAACACTCGATTTTTTTAAGGAAAATAAAAATAAACCACGTTTTGTAAATCTTTGGCCAGATGATGTACATACACCATGGGTACCCAATGTTGGAGATGAATATATTGGTAAGTTCCCTCTGGGACAAGAATCTGAGCAGGCCTTTAAACTAGTGCTGAAGGAACTTGATGAGCAGGTGGGAAGGTTAATGGACGGTTTAAAAAAAATGGGTGAAGACAAAAATACCATCATTATCTTCACCAGTGACAATGGCCCTTTACCAAGTTTTAAAGGGAGCCGGACTGGTGGTTTAAGGGGCACTAAACTTTCTTTATACGAGGGTGGGATCAGAATGCCGTTTTTAATTAGTTGGCCAGGGCATATTCCGCAGGGAAAAACAGATGCGGGCTCGGAAGTAAATGCGGTAGATTTACTGCCATCGTTAGCCAACATGGCCGGGGTAAAGTTGCCTGCAGATTATCAGGGAGATGGGTTAGACCGGAGTAAGGTTTTCGCTGGAAAATCATCACTGAGGAAAAAAAATATGTTCTGGGAGTATGGCAGAAATGATATTGCCTTTAAATATCCTGCCAAACCCAATAGAAGCCCAAGCTTGGCGGTGCGCGCTGGAGAATGGAAATTGCTTATGAATAGCGATGGCGCTGATGTACAGCTTTATAACATTGTGAAAGATAAAAATGAAACTACCGAGCTAAGCGCCAAGCAGGTTAAAATAACCAATAAATTAAAAACCGAACTGCTTGACTGGTGGCAATCTCTGCCTAAACTCAAAAATTAA
- a CDS encoding hypothetical protein (product_source=Hypo-rule applied; cath_funfam=3.80.10.10; cleavage_site_network=SignalP-TM; transmembrane_helix_parts=Inside_1_4,TMhelix_5_22,Outside_23_182): MYKKLFIIISLLTICIAVFAQSPKKEVPKLGENPIFFIDSVLTAKKDFVRFNPKLIASLTILDGKDATDVLGDKAQDGLVYLESIAFAKKRFERYFKNKSEAYRQLCLTSPADSSIQYILNNRLLVKDYEGNLSAIDDKVFESLKILSKEELVATYGNTGKIIGVEIRSKIPDNLHNGDKKF, translated from the coding sequence ATGTACAAAAAATTATTTATTATAATAAGCCTGTTAACGATTTGTATTGCAGTTTTTGCTCAAAGCCCTAAAAAAGAAGTTCCTAAACTTGGCGAAAACCCCATATTCTTCATCGATAGTGTATTAACAGCAAAAAAAGATTTCGTCCGGTTTAACCCAAAGCTGATTGCCTCTTTAACAATACTTGACGGAAAAGATGCAACTGATGTTTTAGGCGATAAGGCACAGGATGGCTTAGTCTATTTAGAAAGTATTGCATTTGCCAAAAAACGTTTTGAACGCTATTTTAAAAATAAATCGGAAGCTTACAGGCAATTGTGCTTAACCAGCCCTGCTGATTCGAGCATTCAATATATTCTCAATAACAGATTACTAGTTAAAGATTATGAAGGAAATCTGTCAGCAATAGACGACAAGGTTTTTGAAAGCCTAAAAATTCTTTCTAAAGAAGAACTGGTAGCCACTTATGGCAATACCGGAAAAATTATCGGCGTGGAGATCCGTTCAAAAATTCCGGATAATTTACACAATGGGGATAAGAAATTTTAA
- a CDS encoding ABC-2 type transport system permease protein (product_source=KO:K01992; cog=COG1277; ko=KO:K01992; pfam=PF12679; transmembrane_helix_parts=Inside_1_44,TMhelix_45_67,Outside_68_98,TMhelix_99_121,Inside_122_150,TMhelix_151_173,Outside_174_187,TMhelix_188_210,Inside_211_216,TMhelix_217_239,Outside_240_311,TMhelix_312_334,Inside_335_342): MENQAVSSSALSLGSTKDKRYTGQPQPNRAFGVIIRKEIADHIRSWRFLVLVGLVLLTFVASLYVSVSNIRTAFTNTNDPDHAFMYLKLLTSTDNSMPPFHVLLSFLAPLLGISMGFDAINSEQNNGTLTRLLAQPIYRDNLLLAKFSSAILIVGMLFLSLTLLMIGGGLLLTGVRLEAQELIRIMGFVFVTLLYVAFYLSLSILLSIVFRQPATAALSALGLWLFFTVFYPIIVNLVIRAFLPDPAYLTQAQVMGYNEFILDLLRIAPNQLYTDAATTLLMPSIRSLGPMSMEQMAGAIPSPLPVKESLMIVWPQLSGMIAASTGCFAIAYYLFMRREIRS; this comes from the coding sequence ATGGAAAATCAAGCGGTATCTTCAAGCGCGCTTTCTTTGGGCAGCACAAAAGATAAGAGATATACAGGCCAGCCTCAGCCGAACAGGGCCTTTGGCGTAATCATCAGAAAAGAGATTGCAGATCATATCAGGAGCTGGCGCTTTTTGGTATTGGTTGGTCTGGTGCTGTTAACCTTTGTGGCTTCTTTATATGTTTCGGTAAGCAACATTAGAACGGCCTTTACCAACACAAACGATCCCGACCATGCTTTTATGTACCTGAAACTGCTTACATCGACAGATAACTCCATGCCGCCTTTCCATGTGCTGCTCAGTTTTCTTGCACCGTTGCTTGGCATAAGCATGGGCTTTGATGCCATTAATTCGGAGCAGAACAACGGAACTTTAACCCGGCTTTTGGCACAGCCGATTTACAGGGACAACCTGCTGCTGGCTAAATTTAGCAGCGCAATACTGATTGTGGGCATGCTTTTTCTTTCGCTCACCCTGCTTATGATTGGTGGGGGGCTGCTGCTAACGGGCGTTAGGCTGGAAGCACAGGAACTGATCAGAATAATGGGTTTTGTTTTTGTAACCCTTCTGTACGTTGCTTTCTATTTAAGTTTATCTATCCTGCTTTCTATTGTTTTTAGGCAGCCTGCAACTGCTGCGCTGAGCGCTTTGGGGCTGTGGCTGTTTTTTACTGTTTTTTATCCGATTATTGTTAACCTGGTTATCAGGGCCTTTTTACCCGACCCTGCCTACCTTACGCAGGCACAGGTAATGGGTTACAATGAATTTATTTTAGATCTACTGCGCATTGCACCCAACCAGCTTTATACCGATGCGGCCACCACATTGTTGATGCCATCGATACGGAGCCTCGGCCCCATGAGCATGGAGCAAATGGCAGGGGCCATTCCAAGTCCGCTGCCGGTAAAAGAAAGCCTGATGATTGTATGGCCCCAGTTAAGCGGGATGATTGCCGCCAGTACAGGTTGTTTTGCCATTGCTTATTACCTTTTTATGCGCAGGGAAATTAGAAGTTAA
- a CDS encoding ABC-2 type transport system ATP-binding protein (product_source=KO:K01990; cath_funfam=3.40.50.300; cog=COG1131; ko=KO:K01990; pfam=PF00005; smart=SM00382; superfamily=52540), translating into MEPIIQLRNLSKSYGTFKAVDELNLEVYPGEIFGLLGPNGAGKTTSILMMLGLTDPNSGTAQVCGYDATKNPIAVKQKVGYMPDSVGFYNHMTALENLIYLGRLNNLDESTLKDRAKAVLNVVGLAGSMDKKAGIFSRGMKQRLGLADVLIKDPEVIILDEPTLGIDPAGVKDFLSLIKTLSQQQGLTVLLSSHHLHHVQQVCDRVGIFVGGKLLAQGDIASLSANLFGKEGAVTTIKTTQLMEQPWPLEAEMRQWEGVTDIGIAADTLEFTTQHDMTPRIVRHLVEKGYGILQVSRKEYGLDEIYQKYFESSFNENLNHGKSSGIFKRAFFGQHKR; encoded by the coding sequence ATGGAACCTATTATACAACTCAGGAACCTAAGCAAAAGCTATGGAACCTTTAAGGCGGTTGACGAGCTGAACCTGGAAGTATACCCGGGTGAGATTTTTGGATTGCTGGGGCCAAACGGCGCGGGCAAAACCACCTCGATACTGATGATGCTTGGACTAACCGACCCCAATAGCGGCACTGCGCAGGTTTGTGGATATGATGCCACCAAAAACCCCATTGCAGTAAAACAAAAGGTGGGCTATATGCCAGATAGTGTGGGTTTTTATAACCACATGACGGCCCTCGAAAATTTAATTTATTTGGGGCGGCTGAACAACCTGGACGAAAGCACATTAAAAGACCGGGCCAAAGCAGTGCTTAATGTAGTGGGGCTTGCGGGCAGCATGGATAAAAAAGCCGGCATTTTTTCGCGTGGCATGAAACAGCGGCTGGGCCTGGCAGATGTATTGATTAAAGACCCTGAGGTAATTATTCTCGATGAGCCAACACTTGGCATAGACCCTGCAGGGGTAAAGGATTTTTTAAGCCTGATTAAAACCCTGAGCCAGCAGCAGGGCTTAACTGTTCTGCTCTCTTCGCACCACCTGCACCATGTACAACAGGTGTGCGACCGTGTGGGCATATTTGTTGGCGGGAAACTGTTGGCCCAGGGCGATATTGCCTCGCTTTCCGCTAACCTTTTTGGCAAAGAGGGGGCTGTTACCACGATTAAAACAACACAGTTAATGGAGCAGCCCTGGCCATTGGAGGCCGAAATGAGGCAATGGGAAGGGGTTACAGACATTGGCATTGCTGCTGATACGCTGGAGTTTACCACCCAGCATGATATGACCCCCCGCATTGTGCGCCATTTAGTAGAAAAGGGTTACGGCATTTTACAGGTAAGCCGTAAGGAGTATGGCCTCGATGAGATCTATCAGAAATATTTTGAAAGTAGTTTTAATGAAAATCTAAATCATGGAAAATCAAGCGGTATCTTCAAGCGCGCTTTCTTTGGGCAGCACAAAAGATAA
- a CDS encoding putative membrane protein (product_source=COG1470; cath_funfam=2.60.40.740; cog=COG1470; pfam=PF10633; superfamily=51045; transmembrane_helix_parts=Inside_1_12,TMhelix_13_35,Outside_36_256,TMhelix_257_279,Inside_280_285): protein MLSTLPFNRLRLSGRFALFFIIFFAPSVAAIAQQLNEAKAGPSAFTAKLINIEAATNEVFRYSTTLHNGTNKQAIYELKAALPEGWVVSYKVEGSQVTSLNMDAGKSQEIAVEINASANASPKKYSIPLKAIAANDTLLLKLEAVVKGSYGVAMSTPSGRLSEEVSSGGHKDLQLEVKNTGTLPLNDLDLNSQLPSGWEVRFEPAKISKLEAGKSVAVTAFLKVPDKTIAGDYAATFSLSGANANTQLAFRMFVKTSLLSGWIGILVIVLAIGSVYYLIRRYGRR from the coding sequence ATGTTATCAACATTACCATTTAACCGTTTGCGCTTATCAGGACGATTTGCGCTTTTTTTCATCATCTTTTTTGCGCCATCAGTGGCCGCTATTGCCCAACAATTAAATGAAGCCAAGGCTGGCCCATCGGCTTTTACGGCCAAGCTGATTAATATTGAGGCGGCCACGAATGAGGTTTTCAGGTACAGCACTACCCTCCATAACGGCACCAACAAGCAGGCCATTTACGAGCTGAAGGCAGCACTGCCCGAGGGCTGGGTGGTGAGTTACAAAGTAGAGGGCAGCCAGGTTACCTCGCTTAATATGGATGCAGGCAAAAGCCAGGAAATTGCAGTGGAGATTAATGCCAGTGCAAATGCATCACCTAAAAAATACAGTATCCCCCTTAAAGCCATTGCGGCCAATGATACCCTTTTACTTAAGCTCGAAGCGGTGGTAAAAGGCTCGTATGGTGTTGCCATGAGTACGCCGAGCGGAAGGCTGAGTGAAGAGGTGAGCTCTGGCGGGCATAAAGACCTGCAACTGGAGGTTAAAAACACCGGCACATTGCCCTTGAACGATCTGGACCTAAACAGCCAACTGCCCAGCGGCTGGGAAGTGCGTTTTGAGCCGGCCAAGATCAGTAAACTTGAGGCCGGAAAAAGCGTAGCCGTTACTGCCTTTCTAAAAGTTCCGGATAAAACCATAGCCGGAGATTATGCTGCAACCTTTAGCCTTTCTGGCGCCAATGCAAACACACAGCTGGCGTTCCGCATGTTTGTTAAAACCTCATTGCTTTCTGGCTGGATCGGTATCCTGGTGATTGTGCTGGCCATTGGCAGTGTATACTACCTTATACGCAGGTACGGCAGAAGATAA
- a CDS encoding hypothetical protein (product_source=Hypo-rule applied; cleavage_site_network=SignalP-noTM; pfam=PF10988; superfamily=49373; transmembrane_helix_parts=Inside_1_6,TMhelix_7_29,Outside_30_203): protein MKTLAKTIFAAALTAVVFTSSAMATFAAEPVKAETKTPSLSKFDRIWVSGNVKIILTQGDKQYVAGTSNYDAAKTSVSTDGKTLFINSLETSQVTLNITVKDLERIEAYGQSVVVTSNNFDVKYLQLFLGQSATAKIKTTTGSLYTIVKDDAVLKLNGTAGESTMIASNMKNVKLADFASLKSASYASQAIMEAEQNAMNLAK, encoded by the coding sequence ATGAAAACTTTAGCAAAAACAATATTCGCAGCAGCATTAACAGCAGTAGTATTTACTTCATCAGCCATGGCAACATTTGCCGCTGAGCCAGTTAAAGCAGAAACAAAAACTCCTTCATTATCAAAGTTTGATCGGATCTGGGTGAGTGGGAATGTAAAAATCATTTTAACGCAGGGCGATAAACAATACGTAGCAGGTACCAGCAACTACGATGCTGCAAAAACCTCGGTATCAACTGATGGAAAAACCTTGTTCATCAATTCATTGGAAACAAGTCAGGTAACGTTAAACATTACCGTAAAAGATTTAGAAAGGATCGAAGCTTACGGTCAATCGGTTGTGGTTACCAGCAATAATTTTGATGTAAAATACCTGCAGTTATTTTTGGGCCAGAGCGCTACAGCGAAAATTAAAACTACAACAGGCAGTTTATATACCATCGTTAAGGATGATGCCGTATTAAAATTAAATGGTACCGCCGGCGAAAGTACAATGATTGCAAGTAACATGAAAAATGTGAAATTAGCTGACTTTGCCAGTCTTAAATCAGCATCATATGCTTCTCAAGCTATTATGGAAGCAGAACAAAATGCAATGAATTTAGCAAAATAA
- a CDS encoding CubicO group peptidase (beta-lactamase class C family) (product_source=COG1680; cath_funfam=3.40.710.10; cog=COG1680; pfam=PF00144,PF11954; superfamily=56601; transmembrane_helix_parts=Inside_1_21,TMhelix_22_44,Outside_45_501) → MKNTATTHLDSLKEASQESYKLTAALVLFFSVFVFSTTLAQSTVEDRIRQVENGLTENIQTSDSAPSNLLERMKHFKVQGLSIAVIKDYKVDFAKGYGFADTEKKIRVSDKTLFQAASISKSLNSLAILKLFKDRNLDLYADINTYLKSWKFPYDSISKGKKINMANLLSHTAGLNVHGFGGYEAGKPLPSVIQILNGESPANSDAVHSLFVPGTRQEYSGGGTTISQLVLTDITGQQYENYLMEQVLKPLGMLSSTFAQPPLGIRQELLSAGYDGDGKEVKGKYHIYPEQAAAGLWTNPRDLAKYIIETQLAYQGKSAKVLDQQTTKLRLSPYMNKNGAALGVFVEDYDGIKYFGHGAGNAGFTGGYYGSFEGGNGLVVMVNSDNGEIVQELINSISNVYGFKGLSKTKKVTLADVPDQDLNSYLGNYQLTPQLVLTVSREGKKVFVQATGQPKIEAFAESSNKFFFKTIQASMEFVKDQNGLIKEMIFIQGRTIHAKKL, encoded by the coding sequence ATGAAAAATACAGCAACAACCCATTTAGATAGCCTTAAGGAGGCCAGCCAGGAGTCCTATAAATTGACCGCCGCCCTGGTTTTGTTTTTTTCGGTTTTCGTTTTTAGCACTACCCTTGCGCAATCCACAGTGGAGGACCGCATCAGGCAAGTTGAGAACGGACTCACCGAGAACATCCAGACCAGTGATTCCGCTCCATCTAATTTGCTCGAGCGGATGAAACATTTTAAAGTACAGGGGCTCAGCATCGCGGTAATTAAAGATTATAAGGTCGATTTCGCAAAAGGCTATGGCTTTGCAGATACAGAAAAGAAAATTCGGGTAAGCGATAAAACGCTTTTTCAGGCAGCATCCATCAGTAAATCGCTGAACAGCCTGGCCATATTGAAGCTTTTTAAAGACCGGAACCTCGATTTATATGCAGATATCAATACTTATCTCAAAAGCTGGAAATTTCCTTACGATTCGATTTCGAAGGGCAAGAAAATCAATATGGCAAACCTGCTTAGCCACACTGCTGGGTTAAATGTGCATGGTTTTGGAGGCTATGAGGCAGGTAAGCCGTTACCCTCAGTCATACAGATTTTAAACGGCGAATCTCCGGCCAATTCTGATGCGGTACATTCACTTTTCGTTCCCGGTACCCGCCAGGAATATTCCGGAGGGGGAACAACCATTTCCCAGCTGGTACTTACAGATATTACCGGGCAACAGTACGAAAACTATTTAATGGAGCAGGTACTAAAGCCGTTGGGTATGCTCAGCAGTACTTTTGCGCAGCCGCCATTGGGCATCAGGCAGGAACTGCTATCTGCAGGATACGATGGGGATGGAAAAGAGGTGAAGGGGAAATATCATATTTACCCGGAGCAGGCTGCCGCTGGTTTATGGACAAACCCCAGGGATCTGGCCAAATATATCATCGAAACCCAGCTTGCCTACCAGGGTAAATCGGCTAAGGTTCTTGATCAACAGACCACAAAGTTACGCCTTAGCCCATACATGAATAAAAATGGCGCTGCATTAGGTGTTTTTGTGGAGGATTATGATGGGATAAAGTACTTTGGGCACGGCGCAGGGAATGCTGGATTTACTGGTGGATACTACGGGAGCTTTGAGGGTGGAAATGGTCTGGTAGTGATGGTTAATTCAGATAATGGAGAAATTGTTCAGGAGCTGATCAACAGCATTTCCAATGTATATGGTTTTAAGGGCCTGAGCAAAACCAAAAAGGTTACCCTCGCTGACGTTCCTGACCAGGATCTAAATAGCTATCTTGGCAACTATCAGCTTACTCCCCAACTTGTATTGACCGTAAGCCGCGAGGGTAAAAAGGTTTTCGTGCAGGCAACCGGGCAGCCCAAAATAGAAGCCTTTGCAGAAAGTAGTAACAAATTTTTCTTTAAAACCATTCAGGCAAGTATGGAGTTCGTAAAAGATCAGAATGGATTAATAAAAGAAATGATCTTTATACAAGGCCGGACCATTCATGCGAAAAAATTATAA
- a CDS encoding uncharacterized protein YceK (product_source=COG5645; cog=COG5645; transmembrane_helix_parts=Outside_1_135,TMhelix_136_153,Inside_154_160) produces the protein MKNELILLMACSTLLSACGSLKSKKTLHTENLQSNSQYQEDSNLQSWAKANTLLLDTSNSEYVVQITPVGKFRYSAENGFEGVAEKVLVSGKVGKRQLLHRQQQTGLQLQHQKRNLESTQLKKKLQHIDKSRKPRLAMVYIGLAVVLGLACWLMRKRLFN, from the coding sequence ATGAAGAATGAATTAATCCTCTTGATGGCCTGTAGCACGCTTCTTTCGGCCTGCGGTAGCTTAAAAAGCAAAAAGACACTGCATACGGAAAACCTTCAATCGAACAGCCAATACCAAGAAGATAGTAACCTGCAAAGCTGGGCGAAAGCAAACACCTTACTGCTCGATACCAGTAATAGCGAATATGTGGTACAAATTACCCCGGTGGGGAAATTCCGCTACAGTGCTGAAAATGGTTTCGAAGGAGTGGCCGAAAAAGTGCTGGTAAGCGGAAAAGTTGGTAAAAGGCAGCTCCTTCATCGGCAACAGCAAACAGGCCTCCAGCTTCAGCACCAAAAGCGCAACCTGGAAAGCACACAGCTAAAAAAGAAGCTGCAGCACATTGATAAAAGCAGAAAGCCGCGTTTGGCTATGGTGTATATAGGGCTGGCAGTGGTACTCGGCCTGGCCTGCTGGCTAATGAGAAAACGGCTATTCAACTGA